A stretch of the Glandiceps talaboti chromosome 23, keGlaTala1.1, whole genome shotgun sequence genome encodes the following:
- the LOC144452717 gene encoding plasminogen-like — protein MVILKVIVLTLALTSNILAEDCFLAPGAEDYRGTISVTKTGRTCQKWTAQSPQAHGYTPTAYPSSGLGDHNYCRNPSGDPETWCYTTDLLKRWEYCDVEEFRCESECYNQGNAADYRGVVSYTETGKECQKWTSQSPQSHGYTPAAYPTSGLGDHNYCRNPSDDPKTWCYTTDPGVRWQYCSISAVGTACPTTTEGVDMSCFTDLKAKDYRGTLSVTNTGKECQRWSVQTPNAHGYTPDKFPNAGLGAHNYCRNPGNDPTAWCYTTEGVRWEYCDVEEFRCISECYHQANGADYRGTVSVTESGHTCQKWSSQSPQSHGYTIAAHPAGGLGDHNYCRNPSGDPRTWCYTTTPGVRWQYCNVGPAVDVCATEPPPPPTPEPTEAPTIGIVSTVVPTYPPCVFPVDLKDVAQGKTVSQSSTNEKRRGFAEKAVDGNKSSDMKSGQSCTQTQSQPEPWWKVDLGQSYDVYEIIITNRQDCCAGRLKNAEVRVGDSSDFANNPTCGMMIIGSPATEETVHVRCGCSTPMKGQYVSIQIIGKDKPMHLCEVEVMVPA, from the exons ATGGTGATCTTGAAGGTTATTGTTCTAACTCTAGCGTTAACGAGCAACATTCTTGCTGAAG ATTGTTTCTTGGCCCCCGGCGCAGAAGATTATAGAGGAACCATTTCCGTTACAAAGACAGGAAGAACATGTCAGAAGTGGACAGCACAGTCACCACAGGCACATGGTTACACACCCACGGCTTATCCCTCCTCAGGACTTGGTGACCATAATTATTGTCGTAACCCTAGTGGTGACCCCGAGACATGGTGTTATACAACTGATCTATTAAAACGTTGGGAATACTGTGATGTAGAGGAATTTCGCTGTG AATCCGAATGCTATAATCAGGGAAACGCAGCAGATTACCGAGGTGTAGTGTCGTATACTGAAACAGGCAAAGAATGTCAAAAGTGGACTTCACAGTCACCACAATCACATGGTTATACACCAGCAGCTTATCCTACATCAGGTCTTGGTGACCACAATTACTGCCGTAATCCTAGTGATGATCCGAAGACATGGTGCTATACAACTGACCCAGGTGTACGTTGGCAATACTGCAGCATTTCTGCCGTGGGAACAGCTTGCC CAACAACGACGGAAGGTGTAG ATATGAGTTGCTTCACTGACCTGAAGGCTAAAGATTACAGAGGTACATTATCCGTGACGAACACAGGGAAAGAGTGTCAGCGATGGAGCGTACAGACGCCAAATGCACATGGGTACACTCCAGACAAGTTTCCCAATGCTGGTCTCGGTGCACATAATTACTGTCGTAATCCCGGTAACGATCCAACTGCATGGTGTTACACAACCGAAGGTGTGCGTTGGGAATATTGTGATGTCGAGGAGTTCCGTTGTA TATCCGAATGTTATCATCAGGCAAATGGAGCTGATTACAGAGGTACTGTCTCCGTAACTGAATCAGGTCATACATGTCAGAAATGGTCCTCACAATCACCACAATCCCATGGCTACACTATAGCGGCGCATCCTGCAGGAGGTCTTGGTGACCACAATTACTGCCGTAATCCTAGTGGTGATCCGAGGACATGGTGCTACACAACTACCCCCGGCGTTCGTTGGCAGTATTGTAATGTTGGACCTGCAGTAGACGTCTGTG CGACtgaaccaccaccaccaccaactcCAGAACCAACAGAGGCACCAACCATAGGAATAG TCTCCACTGTGGTACCAACCTACCCAC CTTGTGTCTTTCCTGTCGATTTGAAGGACGTGGCACAGGGAAAAACCGTAAGTCAGAGTTCCACCAATGAAAAGAGGAGGGGTTTTGCAGAGAAGGCAGTGGACGGAAACAAGAGTAGCGATATGAAGTCAGGACaatcatgtacacaaacacaaagtCAACCTGAACCATGGTGGAAAGTTGACCTTGGACAGTCGTATGACGTCTACGAGATTATTATCACGAACAGACAGGATTGCTGCG CTGGTCGTCTGAAGAATGCTGAGGTACGAGTTGGAGATAGTTCTGATTTTGCTAACAATCCGACATGTGGCATGATGATTATCGGTAGTCCAGCCACCGAGGAGACAGTACACGTCAGGTGTGGATGTTCTACACCAATGAAAGGACAGTACGTCAGCATTCAAATCATCGGCAAAGATAAACCTATGCATTTATGCGAAGTCGAAGTTATGGTGCCTGCTTAG